From the Alteromonas sp. CI.11.F.A3 genome, the window AACACACCACTTGTCACCCGAACTCAAGGTACAGGAAACGATCTGGTTTTCCTTCACGGTTGGGGTATGAATAGCGGCGCATTTACCTCGTTTATTCCCTATTTAACCAATAGCTTTCGAGTTACCACTATTGATCTCCCCGGTTTCGGCGAAAACGCTCAGCATGTGCCTTCTCCTTATAGCGCTGAGTCTTTAGCACAAATGATAGCGCCTTACATTCCACCAAAAAGTATTGTCGTAGGGTGGTCTTTAGGCGGTTTGGTGGCGCAACGACTAGCCTTACTTGGTGGCAGTAAAGGGTTAGCTCTTAAAGGTTTAGTGACAATAGCCTCTACACCGCGATTCATCGCTGGCCCCTGCTGGCCTGGCATTGCAGGTGATTTACTGGCCATGTTCGAAAGTCAGTTAGAGAGTAACTACAATAGAACGCTAGAACGCTTTTTAGCCATTCAAGCAATGGGAAGTGATACGGCCCGCCAAGATATCAAAGCCATTCGTGGGCATATCAGTGAATACCCTGAACCTGACCAGCACGCGCTGAAACAAGGTTTAAGAATTCTTTCCACAGAAGATTTACGCCAAGACATTGGCCGCATAACGGTGCCAACCCTACGACTTTACGGTCGTTTAGATAGCCTAGTGCCTACCAGTGGTATAGATCGTATCTGCGAATTGCACCCTCAAGCCGATACCGTGGTATTGCCCCATGCAGCGCATGCACCTTTTATTTCTCACCCTCAGCAAAGCGCCGATATTTTGTTTAGTTTTGCATCAAGCGTGTACCAACAAAAAGCATCGTGACCCGATGCTTTTAGGCCGCGTTTAGGTAATGTGTAGCGAACGTTAGTGGATACGCCCTAGTTTCTCGCTAGCCAAAACATAGGCGCGAGGAAAAAATATTGCTCGTTTTCACAGCTAGTTAAGGCGTATGAGCGGTACAGACCTTTTCATTTTGTGTAATTTGGTTAATAATTGCACATGAGAGTGTAGAGGTAGTGTATGTCTGGTATATCAGGTGTAAATAGTAACAATATAAATTCGGCAATTTTGTCCGGACAATTCGGTTTGCAGAATGCCAGTAATGGTATAACGCAGGCTGCGTCTAATATTGCCCAGCAAACCACAAGCGCAGAGCGTGATCCGCAGGCTGTTTTAGCCAATTCTGCCACCCAGAGTTTACAGAATATACGCAACATACTCCCCACTCCACAGGATGATGTCACCACAAATCTGTTGTCACTGAAAATCAACAGTATTAATGCCCA encodes:
- the bioH gene encoding pimeloyl-ACP methyl ester esterase BioH, translated to MKDLHTNTPLVTRTQGTGNDLVFLHGWGMNSGAFTSFIPYLTNSFRVTTIDLPGFGENAQHVPSPYSAESLAQMIAPYIPPKSIVVGWSLGGLVAQRLALLGGSKGLALKGLVTIASTPRFIAGPCWPGIAGDLLAMFESQLESNYNRTLERFLAIQAMGSDTARQDIKAIRGHISEYPEPDQHALKQGLRILSTEDLRQDIGRITVPTLRLYGRLDSLVPTSGIDRICELHPQADTVVLPHAAHAPFISHPQQSADILFSFASSVYQQKAS